Genomic segment of Blastocatellia bacterium:
ATTTATAGAAAGCCAAACACAGCTAAATAGCTTAGTAGAATCATAATATTTTAGAGTAACTAATTGGGAATTTAGATGGATGTATAACTAAAGCTAATGATGCTTTTTTGAAAATGGTTGGTTATAACCAACAAGATTTGTTGATGGAAAACTTCGTTGGAAAGATTTAACTCCACCTGAATATGCTGAACTTGATCAATTTGCTATTAAAGAATTAAAAAGAATGTGGCGGTTATACTGCTTTTGAAAAGAGTATTTTTGTAAAGATGGTAGCCGAATACCTATTTTACTTGTAGGAGCATTTTTTTTTAATAGTCAAGAAACAGGTTTTTCTTATATTTTAGATTTAAGGAAGTAAAAGCACTACCATCCAACTAATACAGGCTCAAAAAATGGAAAGTATAGGCACATTAGCTAGCGGAATTGCTCATGACTTAAACAATATTTTAACTCCCATTTTAATGTTTGTTCAGTTGCTTAGAAGAAAACTTACCGATGTTAAAGACCACAAAATAGTAAATACTATTGAAGATACTATTAAACGAGGCTCAAACTTAGTTCTCAAGTGCTGTCTTTAACACGTAAACAAGCTTAGAAAAGAACAAATAGACTTTAATAAATTATTTTCAGAGATAGACCTATTGATTAGAGAAACTTTCCCTAAGGGTAATTGATATTAGTATTAATATAGAAGAAAATTTAGGTGTAGTTGTTGGTAATAATACAGAAAACATCATCAAGTTATACTAAACTTATGTATTAATGCTCGTGATGCTATGCTAGAGGAGGTCAACTAAGTGTTCAAGTAAGAAATTTTTTTGTGGATGAATCTTATCAACAAAAGACAATAGATATTTCTACAGGAGAATATGTGTTTAGTATGTATTGCAGAGATTGGTACAGGCATTTCTTCAGAGAATTTAAATAAATTTTTACCCTCTTTTTTACTACTAAAGGATCTGGAAAAGGAACAGGTTTGGGACTTCCCATTGTGATGAGAATCTTAAAAAAATGGAGGATTTATTGTTGTTAATAGCGAAGTAGAAATAGGTAGTGAATTTAATATTTATTTACCTTTTTATAAAGAGTCTACTGCTGAAAGATTATTAAACTTGGAAGAAGATATTCTGCGCATTAAGGCCAAACAATTTTAGTAGTAGATGACGAAGAAACATTACGTGAACTTACTAAAATGATATTAGAAATTTATCAATATAAAGTATTAACATCAAATGACGGTACAGATGCTATTGCTACTTATGCAATCAATAAAGATAGAATATCTTTGGTAGTAATGGATCTAATGATGCCTAATCTGGATGGACTTGCTACTATTAAAGCTTTAAGAAAAATTAACTCAGCAATAAAACTTATGGCAGTCACAGGTTTGATAACTTCTGATTTAGCTGATGAAGTTAGAAAACAAAATGTTCCTTTAATAGCAAAACCATTTACAGCACAAAAGCTACTAAAATATTTATAATATTTTACATAAAGTAGATAACTACAATAATTTATTTGCAATAAATCACGTCTTATTTATTCAATATTTGATTACTTGAGTTTCATTACAGCTTGGACATTTCACTTGTATTGTTGGTATTTTCTTGTTCCTGGTTTTTGTTTTTCTTTTTGTATTTTATCACTCTTTTTATAAACATTTCTTGGAACACGACCTTACTTTCTTTTGTCATCTCATAATTCCCAAAATTCGATTTTGGCTTGCAGAAATGTAAGTACTAAAGCAGATGATTTTTATTAAAAGTAGCAAAAACTTATGTTCTTAACCTGTGCAAAACCATTTTGTTAACACTGTAAAAGTGCTGTGTTTTTTAAGCAAGCTCAGGGAAACAAATAGATTTAACTCTGTGAGATTACTTGATTAATTTACCAGTCAAAAAATTATTGACTGGTAAATTATAATTATTATAACAAATTAAGGTGTAAACCTAACACTATTTATACATTCATTGTAAGTAGGGTCAAGACTAGCGGATTCTGGGCAAGTGAAAGATTCTGTATAGTTTACATAACTATATTGTGTCCAGTAGTAACCAGAAGTTGTTTGAGTTGCATTAGAAAAATAAACTGTTTGCCCAGCTATATTTAAAGTTGCTGTAGTGGGATGCTGAAAATCATTAGCATCTACTACTAGTTTGACCCCACTAGATCCATTATTTCCAAAAAAAGATAGCTTTTTACCAGGCCCAGCACCTCGGTTTTTCCAATAGGAATCTGTAACTCTATAATAAGTTATCTGTTGATTGGGCCCATAAACAGCTATTCTTGGGCTTTTGTATCTGCTTTTGATCAGTGGGTCTTTAGACATCTACACGAAAGTACGTTGGCGAGGTAGACCCACCACAACTTATTAAACCTTGATATGTGGGAAATATTACTCCTAAGCTGTTGGGCCATTGCTTGAACGCTTAGATTTACTCTTACCATGTTTTAAAAACAAAAAAGCCCACCAAAATTAAGCACAAAGTTACTAATCTTTTCATAATATTTTTCTTAAAATCCTCCTATTAAATTTGTTTTGCATAATGAAGTGACAAATTACAAAAAATTACAGAGAAAATTGATAGTGGGCAAAATGTAAGACTGAACAAGAATTCATTTTGACCGAAACTCATTTCTAAACTAGTGTTCTAAGCAATACTAAATTTCTACTCAGCCTTACATCTGTATTACTACTTGTTTTCCCATGTTTTCTGTATACGTAAATTGGAAGCTATAACCTCTTAACTCTCCTTTAACATTAAATAACAATGCGTAATAATATTTAATGTCCTGGTCTAACAAATTAGGGGGTGTTATCTGAGTAGTTTCAGGGGTTGGTGGTGGTGGCGGTGGTGGTGTAATGGTTGAGTTATACATTGGCTGAGTGCCAAAAATAGAAAGAAATATAGTTAGTATGTAAGATAACATAGTGAATATTCAGCTATTGCTGCCCTCCTTAGACAAATGATGTTTGATTTATATAAAAGAAAGCGATTTGCCTTCTTACATACTAGTGACAACTTCTAAAAAACGTATTACTCTAAAATTCAGAAAAGCCGGAAAATATATCACCTAATCTCACCTTAAAATGCAAAAAAAGTCCTATAGGTCGTTCCAAAGAAGTTGTTTATAAAAAAAAAGGAGTGATAAAATACAAAAAAAAAAACAAAAAATCAGGAAAAAGAAAATGGCAACAATACAAGTAAAATGTCAGCTGTAATGAAACTCAAGTAATCAAATATGGAGTAAATAAGCAAGGCAAACAAAGATATTGCTGTACAAATGAAGAATGTAAAAAGTAACATTTATATTAGATTATAGTAATCTAGGAATTTTGGAAACAACAAAAAACAAGTAATAAGAAATGGCAATAAATGGTAGTGGAATAAGAGATACAGCAAGAGTCTTAAAATAAGCCCAACGACTGTATTAAATGAGTTAAAAAAACATTCAGAAATTAAGCAAGTAAACACTGCGTTACTGAATCTTAATGGACAAGCTATTAGTGTTGAAATACATAAAATTCAAGATAAACAAAATTATAAAGTAGAAAAAATAGATGAAATGTGGAGCTTTATAGGCAAAAAAGAAGAACAAAGATGGTTATGGTATGCTTATAGAAAAGACAGTAAAAAAATATTAGCATATGTTTTAGGTAAAAGGGATGATGACGCATTTCTTGAGTTAAAAAATTATTAGAACCATTCTCTATAAGTCATTTTTATACTGATAGTTGGGGAGCATATGACCGAAATTTACCTGCTGAACATCACACTATTGGTAAAGAAAACACTCAACAAATTGAAGAAAAAATCTTGATTTTCGCACTCGTATTAAACGTTTAGTTAGAAAAACTATTTGCTTTTCTAAAACTATTTTTTTCATGGTTTAGTTATTGGCTTATTTATCAATCGTCTTGAATTTTCTTTTTGATTTTTTGCTCTTCCAACTCTTTTGGAACACGACCGTTTTACTTTACTTTTCATTCCTTGAACCATTGCATAACCTTTTTTCAGAAACCATTGGCAAGTCTCTAGCTGGCTTATTAGT
This window contains:
- a CDS encoding response regulator, yielding MILEIYQYKVLTSNDGTDAIATYAINKDRISLVVMDLMMPNLDGLATIKALRKINSAIKLMAVTGLITSDLADEVRKQNVPLIAKPFTAQKLLKYL